In Parabacteroides sp. FAFU027, the following proteins share a genomic window:
- a CDS encoding CidA/LrgA family protein, with protein sequence MSLYGILIILFFYVMGEVLSKLIGGFIPGNVIGMVLLFVALMLEWISPAYLRKTVAWFTSNMTLFFIPSSVGLMISYHLIQSQIWSILATLLFSTILVMIVVGWIHQKIAK encoded by the coding sequence ATGTCATTATACGGAATTCTGATTATCCTTTTCTTTTACGTTATGGGAGAGGTTTTGAGTAAGTTGATCGGTGGCTTTATCCCCGGAAATGTAATAGGGATGGTACTGCTGTTTGTGGCATTGATGCTGGAGTGGATCAGTCCTGCCTATTTGCGGAAAACCGTAGCCTGGTTTACCTCCAATATGACGCTGTTCTTTATTCCGTCATCGGTTGGTTTGATGATTTCGTATCATTTAATCCAGTCGCAGATCTGGTCAATTCTGGCAACGTTACTCTTCAGCACCATTCTGGTCATGATTGTTGTGGGTTGGATTCATCAAAAAATAGCAAAATAA